The following is a genomic window from Spirosoma foliorum.
AACGAATAACGGATATAGTGTACTGAATTTTAAATCGAAGATAAAATAGATTGATAGTAAAAAAACTATATGTACTTTTAAGCCATTTTTTGCAAAAAAATTAAAACTAGTTGCGCTTAAAGCGGCATGGCCTAACTCGTGAAATAAGTTGAATTTTTGAAAAGAGCTTGTTTCACCGGGAGGTGAATTTAAAAATATATATGATCCAAATAGCGCCATATGATAGCAAATAGCATTCTCTGCGATTTTACCTGTTCCATTCAATGATACCGAATATAAGTGTACTATATCATTAAGTTGAACATTTCTAACCCCTAATAAGTTAAACCATTTTTGAAAAAAAAATTTATTAATATCTAAATACTGCTCATAAGGTAGGTAATTGCTTAAAAGGTATTTCTTTAATTTAAAATTTGGAAGATCCTGCTCGTACTTAAAAATAAACCCTGATAAAACTTTGAGTCGTAAGTATATTATCCGAATTAATCCAAAAATTTCATTTATAAATTGATTCAGAAGGAATGCTAAGAATATTATTAGCGGTGAAGCCCAATTTAGTTCTCTTAATGATAAAATTGTAAAAAAAAACATTAATGGGCGCTCTCGTAACACACCATTTAACAACGCTCGTATAAAATCTATTTTATTTCGACTCCATATATAAGAAATAATACTCCTTCTACTTTCGTCACTAGTAACGTCCATTGTTATATATTTTCAGGTTGCCTATTTATGTCTACTATGTATCTTATTATTTTCTCTTTTTTGATTTCAGATAATTCAATATTAATTTGAGGATTATTAATAATGTTTATTGATATATTATTTACGGTTGCAGAATTTTCGTCTTTTTCTTTTAAAAAATTATATATGTTAATTATTGCATCAGTAAATGCGGCGGCATTTATTAGTATACTAACTATTTGAGATATATCTAAATTGGATCCTCCTGTAGCCCTAATTGACTCTACAGGTCCAGAGATAATATTATTTACATTTGCTTCTCCAACTACACTACATTCACCAGGGAAGATTGTTTTTAAGGTATCGTATTTCAAATTTGTAGACATATTAACAATATTTAGGAGATTTTCTGTATTAGATTTTTATCTTAATTAGTTAAAATAAGCCATTTGATTTGGTATTTGTCAGTTATATTTTAGCCTAAAAATAAAGATCCTATAATTGACTTCTTAATTTAGAAGCGTTCGGAATATTTTGGCAGGACTCAACCAATACTTGATGGATTAGGTAATTCATTTACTTGAGCTTGACCTGAGTCAATATGCGATTTTAATTTGTTTATTAATTCACCTTCCTCGGTAGCCTCTAGCGTTTCTACAAAACCAGTGGTTCTGGATTGTTTGATGCGTGCAATGCCATTAAGCAAATCTTTAAGCGTTATTGGGTCGACATTATTCAGCGCGCATTTTACGGCTGTGTTTACAATGGCATTTTTAATGTCTCTCCCACAAATGTTGTCTACTTCAGCCAATGTTTGTATGAGTACATCTTCCGAAAGAGGAAGCTCTTTGGGTAAATGGGCGGTCCATAGTTGAGCACGTGCTTCTGTATCAGGTAAAGGGAAATGGATATTATATACTCTGGTATCAAAAGCTTTATCATAGTTTTCTATCAAATTTGTGGCAAAAATTACAGTTCCTTTAAACTGACCTATTGATATAAGCAATTGACTGCGCATCGAGTTAATGGCCTGCTCAGAACCTTGGGTAACGTTTGTTAAGCGCTTTGATAATAAAGAGTCCGCTTCATCAATAAATAAGACCGCATTATTGCGTTCAGCGGCCAAAAATAAAGCTTCTACATTTTTAGGGCCTTCCCCATGATACTTGCTTTCAATCTGGGCGTAACTAGCCACTATAATATTTTTGCCTAGGTAGCTAGCAATTGCATGGGCGGCCAATGTTTTTCCAGTACCAGGCTCTCCATAAAAGTTTAACGCCGTTTTAGGGAAGGGCTCGATTGATTTAAGGTTCCATTCATTAAAGACTTTGGCTTCTACTTTTATTAAATCGATGCAAGTAAGAAGGTCTTCCTTAACACTTCTGGGTAAAATTAAGAAGTCAAAATTATATAACGGTGATTGTGCTTTATATTGAGTTGACCGCTTTTCTACCGATATATTATCATTTTCTACTGATTCGCCTTTATGGGGATCACTAGAAGCAGTAGCCTGCATTAATGATGGAGTACCGATACTAATTTTTATTTCTTTAATATTAGCAGATTTACACAGGTCTTCTACTGTTGTGATTAGCCTAGAACGGTATATAGCCGCAGTAGTCGTTTTAACAGTATCAGGAATGCCTTCAATTAATATATTTAATGGCTTCATGAGTCATTAAACGGAGTTTAGTATGGATTAGTAAGTAATTTTAATTTTATCGTTCCATCCAAATTTGGATTGCAGATCTTTATCAAGCTCTTTTGTTTCCCAGGCTTTAGTTGCTAAAGTAGCACCTTTCTTGGTAAAGACCCCTGCCACTACTTTGTAATTACCATTGTCAAGTTTTTCTTTGATAATCTCTGCATATTTTGCCTCGCTAACTTGATTACCATTTAGCCAAGTATAAATATCATTCCAAACCAAGAGAGTAATTACTGCGCCAGCAAATAGTAGCGCTATCAGGGTTTCTATTAGCATAAAA
Proteins encoded in this region:
- a CDS encoding ATP-binding protein produces the protein MKPLNILIEGIPDTVKTTTAAIYRSRLITTVEDLCKSANIKEIKISIGTPSLMQATASSDPHKGESVENDNISVEKRSTQYKAQSPLYNFDFLILPRSVKEDLLTCIDLIKVEAKVFNEWNLKSIEPFPKTALNFYGEPGTGKTLAAHAIASYLGKNIIVASYAQIESKYHGEGPKNVEALFLAAERNNAVLFIDEADSLLSKRLTNVTQGSEQAINSMRSQLLISIGQFKGTVIFATNLIENYDKAFDTRVYNIHFPLPDTEARAQLWTAHLPKELPLSEDVLIQTLAEVDNICGRDIKNAIVNTAVKCALNNVDPITLKDLLNGIARIKQSRTTGFVETLEATEEGELINKLKSHIDSGQAQVNELPNPSSIG